In the genome of Pirellulales bacterium, the window CTTGCAATCGGCGTGCAGCGGTGCAAGTTGGCGATGTCCCGATTGTTGCTCTCGCAACAAATCGGCTTCCGCACGATCAAAGAGATGGGAGCCGACGCCGAACGGCACGTCAGTGCCAAGGCATTTGGTTCCGCAATGAAACTCGGGGCTGACGAGTATCTCGTGCTCGGCGACAACACCGAATTCAGCCGGGATTCGCGATTCTACGGTCCCATCAAGCGCAAGGCGATTATCGGGGTCGCCCGCTGGATCTATTGGCCCGTAGAGCGCTGGCACGAGTTTCAATAGCTCGTTTCCATCGCTTGCGGCTTCGGGTCAACGTAGCCCAAAACGCAAACCCTGGGGTCCAAATCGCCCTGACGTGCCTTACTTGCTATCGGCCAGCTTATAGCTCTTCGAGACGTCGGTGAAGATTTTCTTGACCAGCTCATCCTTCGCCATCTTCGCGGCCTTTGCTTGGCAGTTGGCGCAGCAGAACGCGACCTTGACGCCGTCCACGTCCACGGTCTTATCGGCGGCCAGCGGCTTGCCGGTGAACGGGCACTTGGTTTCGACCAACTGGCCGGTCAGCGCCATTTGAAGATGGGCCTTGGCCGCGAACTTGGCAGGATCCTTCTCAAAAGCCGTTGGGCACTTGTCGCAGCACAGATAAACCTTGCCTCCTTCGAAATTCACCGCATGGTCTTTGCTGGCAGGCTCGCCAGAGACGGGGCATTTGCCGACGTTGTCGCCGGTCTTGTCTTCGGCACGGATCGCGGGAACCAACAACAACGCTGCCAGAACCGCGAAGCCCAGAAATCGAGTCTTCATGTTGTTATCTCCTTGTACGGCGAAATTGAGGTGGGGATGCGATGGCGGGATACGACCGGCATAACCGCGAGCCGCGACGTTGCCGGTGGCTTCAGCTTACCTATGCCAATACGCCGATTGCAATAGACCGGCCCTAAAATGCGGAAAATCGGAAATCAGCCGACGGCCGAAGGGGGCTTCGTTTTGCCGAGCAGCAATTCCAGATAGCTGCGCCGTTCGCCTTTGCCGAGCTTAAGCTCCTCGGCCAACGACGCGAGGCAAGCCTTGGCGTGCTGAACTTCGGCCTCGTCGGCATCAATTTCCAGTTCGACGAAACTCCCCAGCGGCTCGACCTCGTCCAAGGCCGCTTCCACACGTTGTCCTTGCCAATTGAACGTTGCGGAGCGGCGGCGTTTGCGAACCTCGATCACCGGCCGGAACCCGAGCGCTTCGAGCAATTCGGCCCAGGTCGCCGCCCCCTCCGCGCCCGAGGCCAACGGCAGCTCGATTTCGCGGCGAGTTTTCGTGGTCGGATCGATCTTCGAGCCTTTGTACGTGATGAAGTTCTGCTCGCCGACGCGGCGAATCCGCAGCGCTTCGTCCGTCTGGGCGAAGTCGCGCACCGGATGAGCGTAATAGAGATCGGCCTGCTCGACTGGCGCCTCGATCGTCGCCCCCAACTCAGTCAGATGACGCTCGATCTCGGCCAGATCGGATATCGGGAACTTTTGTTCGACTTCGAATCGCATCGGCCGGTACCGAAAGCTCAGTGAACGGAATCCAACGCACGGAGCACGAGAATTCGCCGAGGAGACAGGAGTTGTTTTGTGTTCTCGTGTTCGCCGGGCAGCGATTCATCGTATACCATATTGTGCGGCAATGGCAGCTTCCGCGATCCTCCTGCAGGGAAATCAACCGTGGCAACTAACCCAGATTCCGTCCCGTCCGATCGCCCGAAACCGGAAACGAGCCACAAGCGTGGGAATCTGGCCGCTTGGCTCGTCTTCTTTGCTGCTGCAATCGCCGTCGGGATCGTGTTCGAGATGTCGGGTGGGGAAGAGATGGGGGTCCGTCATCCGGCGGTCGGACACCGGCTGCCGCATCTGGAATTGAAGCCGCTCACCGGCAATGGCAAGGCGGTGACGCTGGCCGATCTCGATGGCAAAGTGACGCTGATCGACTACTGGGGAACCTGGTGTCCGCCCTGTGCCGAAGAATTCCCGCACATTGCAACGTTGGCAGCAAAATACCGCGACCGGCCCGATTTCAGCGTGCTGGCAGTCTCCTGCGGCGGCCGAAGCGCGGAACGGTTCGACGAGATCGCTGTCGAAACGGAAGCCTTCCTCCAGAGCTTCAAGATCGACATGCCGACCTACAAGGACCCCGGCGGCTTCAGCCGGCGCGGCGTCGACATGGTTGCCGGTTTTGCCGGGTATCCGACCACGATCGTGCTCGATCGCCAGGGTGTCATCCGCGGCATGTGGGTTGGATATCGGCAGGGTTATGAACGGCAGATCGAGAAGTTAGTCGGGGAATTGCTGGAGACGCCAGCGACGCCGGCCGGCAAATGATCTCGTAGTCGTAGGGTGCGTCAAGTCCGCGCTGACGCACCGAGACCCCGCCGCGACGATCGGGCCGCAAAGCACTCCACGGTGCGTCTGCGCCGACTTGACGCACCCTACGACTCCGGACGATGCAATAATTCGCGGAGCTGCCGAGCCGCATTC includes:
- the cyaB gene encoding class IV adenylate cyclase: MRFEVEQKFPISDLAEIERHLTELGATIEAPVEQADLYYAHPVRDFAQTDEALRIRRVGEQNFITYKGSKIDPTTKTRREIELPLASGAEGAATWAELLEALGFRPVIEVRKRRRSATFNWQGQRVEAALDEVEPLGSFVELEIDADEAEVQHAKACLASLAEELKLGKGERRSYLELLLGKTKPPSAVG
- a CDS encoding TlpA family protein disulfide reductase; the protein is MATNPDSVPSDRPKPETSHKRGNLAAWLVFFAAAIAVGIVFEMSGGEEMGVRHPAVGHRLPHLELKPLTGNGKAVTLADLDGKVTLIDYWGTWCPPCAEEFPHIATLAAKYRDRPDFSVLAVSCGGRSAERFDEIAVETEAFLQSFKIDMPTYKDPGGFSRRGVDMVAGFAGYPTTIVLDRQGVIRGMWVGYRQGYERQIEKLVGELLETPATPAGK